A stretch of the Capsicum annuum cultivar UCD-10X-F1 chromosome 10, UCD10Xv1.1, whole genome shotgun sequence genome encodes the following:
- the LOC107845651 gene encoding LOW QUALITY PROTEIN: AAA-ATPase At3g50940 (The sequence of the model RefSeq protein was modified relative to this genomic sequence to represent the inferred CDS: substituted 1 base at 1 genomic stop codon): protein MSPDEMTNLKTVISTIASVTATVMLVRSVANDLIPKEFRSFVFDNFHELFCRFSSNFTILIHEFQGPSPNLVFEAVEVYLGTIVNSSTKSIRIGKTENDKGLVITMEKDEEIIDVFEDVKVKWRMECRRIESGSQNEEIRDMIAALCSELRCYELSFHKRHKQKVLNSYLPYIMERSKSAKEESRAIKLHSNFRNWGPDGMKLEHPMTLDTLAIDEEVKAALVDDLASFVKGKEYYSRIGKAWKRGYLLYGPPGTGKSSLIAAMANHLNYDVYDLDLTEVRSNSSLRSLLLGMSGRSILVIEDIDCSINIENREKVEEKENTIGXVTLSGILNFLDGIWSCCGEERIIVVTTNHIDKLDAALLRPGRMDMHIHMSYCRLSAFKQLVFNYLGIRQHELFDQIGQLLEEVEVTPAEVAGELLRSKNPSISLRGLLEFLENKIAERERLKAETELREQNEVAEEEPKDATKPESKFDSSEDLTHIVDH, encoded by the exons ATGTCTCCTGATGAAATGACTAATCTGAAAACTGTGATATCGACTATTGCATCTGTTACTGCTACAGTTATGCTCGTCCGGAGCGTAGCGAATGACTTAATCCCAAAGGAATTCCGAAGTTTTGTGTTCGATAATTTCCATGAGCTTTTTTGTCGTTTTTCTTCCAACTTTACTATCCTTATACATGAATTCCAGGGTCCGTCTCCAAACCTGGTGTTCGAGGCAGTTGAGGTGTATTTGGGTACGATAGTGAACTCATCGACTAAGAGTATACGTATAGGTAAGACGGAGAATGATAAGGGATTGGTTATTACGATGGAGAAAGACGAGGAGATTATTGATGTTTTCGAGGATGTTAAGGTGAAATGGAGGATGGAATGTAGGCGTATCGAGTCAGGGAGTCAGAATGAGGAGATTCGCGACATGATAGCCGCGTTGTGTTCAGAACTTAGATGTTATGAGTTGAGTTTCCATAAGAGACATAAGCAGAAGGTGTTGAACTCGTATTTGCCATACATTATGGAGAGGTCAAAATCCGCTAAGGAAGAATCCAGGGCGATAAAACTGCATTCAAATTTTCGTAACTGGGGTCCTGATGGGATGAAACTCGAACATCCTATGACATTGGATACTCTGGCTATTGATGAAGAGGTTAAGGCCGCGTTGGTTGATGATTTGGCGAGTTTTGTTAAGGGGAAAGAGTACTATAGTAGGATTGGGAAAGCGTGGAAGCGAGGGTACTTGCTTTACGGCCCTCCAGGAACTGGTAAATCGAGTTTGATAGCTGCTATGGCGAATCATCTGAACTATGATGTATACGATTTGGATCTTACTGAAGTTCGTAGCAATTCAAGTCTGAGATCGTTGTTACTAGGCATGTCTGGTCGATCAATACTTGTGATCGAAGACATTGATTGCAGCATCAACATCGAGAACAGAGAAAAGGTGGAAGAAAAGGAGAACACAATAGGGTAA GTGACATTGTCCGGGATACTTAACTTTCTCGATGGGATTTGGTCGTGTTGTGGAGAGGAACGGATAATTGTGGTCACGACTAACCACATTGACAAACTAGATGCAGCGTTGTTGAGGCCTGGACGAATGGACATGCACATTCACATGTCTTACTGCAGGTTATCCGCGTTTAAACAGTTGGTTTTCAATTACTTAGGGATTCGACAGCACGAACTGTTTGATCAGATTGGACAGCTCCTCGAAGAAGTGGAGGTTACACCAGCAGAAGTTGCAGGTGAACTGTTGAGAAGCAAGAATCCAAGTATATCGCTCCGAGGTCtacttgagtttcttgaaaacaAAATCGCGGAAAGGGAGAGATTGAAAGCTGAG